From one Gallionella capsiferriformans ES-2 genomic stretch:
- the bioD gene encoding dethiobiotin synthase, which produces MNFFVTGTDTGVGKTLISCALLHGFARQGLSVVGMKPVAAGCDDGGMNEDVRALLAASNVLASRGQINPYSFERAVAPHLAAKFVGVRISLERILQSYSELESQADVVVVEGAGGFRVPLNEGQDSADLARQLKLPIILVVGMRLGCLNHALLTADAITRCGLKLAGWVANCVDGEMRMLNENIEALTERIKGPLLGVVPHHQNAPDASEVVRFLDMTLLKH; this is translated from the coding sequence CGGTGTGGGTAAGACGCTGATTAGCTGCGCACTGTTGCACGGGTTTGCCCGACAAGGATTGAGTGTCGTGGGGATGAAGCCGGTTGCGGCAGGGTGCGATGATGGCGGCATGAACGAAGATGTCAGAGCCTTGCTTGCCGCTAGCAACGTGCTGGCAAGTCGCGGTCAGATCAATCCGTACAGTTTTGAGCGCGCCGTCGCACCTCATCTGGCAGCAAAGTTTGTCGGGGTAAGGATCAGTCTGGAGCGGATACTTCAGTCGTACAGCGAGCTTGAGAGTCAGGCGGATGTGGTCGTTGTCGAGGGGGCGGGTGGTTTTCGCGTGCCGTTGAACGAGGGGCAGGATAGCGCAGATCTGGCGCGGCAGTTGAAACTCCCTATCATACTGGTAGTTGGAATGCGGCTCGGTTGCCTTAATCATGCACTATTAACGGCTGATGCGATTACCCGGTGCGGACTGAAACTGGCGGGCTGGGTGGCCAATTGCGTGGATGGAGAGATGCGTATGCTGAACGAAAATATAGAGGCCTTGACTGAGCGGATTAAAGGGCCGTTGCTGGGTGTGGTGCCGCATCATCAGAACGCCCCGGATGCTTCGGAGGTGGTGAGGTTTTTGGATATGACGCTGTTAAAGCATTAA
- a CDS encoding sulfite exporter TauE/SafE family protein: MTEFSIIAVFFVGLLGGVHCLGMCGSLVGILTTQLPAGGARWPFHLAYSGGRVTSYTLAGLLAGAVGQAGLLLRDVVPVQHLLFALSSLMLIALGLYLAGLWGAVRRIETLGKLLWQRIQPLTRGLFPVSTPLRAFLLGTLWGWLPCGLVYSVLITALASGQASTGALVMLAFGLGTLPNLLAIGLFWENMRGWVQSPKVRRVAGLLVVGIGMYGLTKVGYTFYVNGWAGSCHVAA, encoded by the coding sequence ATGACTGAATTTAGCATCATTGCGGTGTTTTTCGTAGGTTTGCTGGGCGGCGTGCACTGTCTTGGAATGTGCGGCAGTTTGGTGGGTATCCTGACAACGCAATTGCCCGCGGGCGGTGCGCGCTGGCCCTTTCATCTGGCCTACAGCGGCGGGCGGGTGACCAGCTACACGCTGGCAGGTTTGCTGGCCGGTGCTGTGGGGCAGGCGGGTTTGCTGTTGCGCGATGTGGTGCCGGTACAGCATTTGCTGTTCGCCTTATCCAGTTTGATGTTGATTGCGCTCGGGCTGTATCTGGCCGGTCTTTGGGGGGCGGTGCGCCGTATAGAAACCTTAGGGAAGCTGCTGTGGCAACGCATCCAGCCTTTGACGCGCGGCCTGTTTCCTGTCTCGACGCCGCTGCGTGCTTTTTTGCTTGGCACGCTTTGGGGGTGGCTGCCTTGCGGTCTGGTGTACAGTGTGCTGATCACAGCGCTGGCCAGTGGTCAGGCGTCAACCGGTGCGCTGGTCATGCTGGCCTTTGGCCTTGGCACCTTGCCGAACTTGCTGGCGATTGGTTTGTTCTGGGAAAACATGCGGGGCTGGGTGCAGTCACCCAAAGTACGACGTGTCGCAGGGTTGCTGGTGGTGGGAATTGGGATGTATGGTCTGACCAAGGTCGGTTACACCTTTTATGTGAACGGCTGGGCGGGGAGTTGCCATGTTGCTGCGTAA
- a CDS encoding SCO family protein, which translates to MLLRNGFVFLLMLFIAGCGEPKLPSPFHAAEVGAKYAGADFKLTDHTGKLRTLHDFRGKVVVLFFGYMHCPDVCPTTMADLSQVMTRLGKDADRVQVLFVTVDPERDTQALLAQYVPAFHPSFLGLFGDAGSTAQVAKVFDVMYQKQATATGYNVDHSAGSFLIDTDGRVRLLSPFAQRTDWLEQDIRLLLALGKS; encoded by the coding sequence ATGTTGCTGCGTAACGGGTTCGTTTTTTTACTGATGTTATTTATCGCAGGTTGTGGCGAGCCTAAGTTGCCCTCGCCATTTCATGCTGCGGAAGTGGGTGCCAAGTACGCCGGTGCGGATTTTAAATTGACTGATCACACCGGAAAATTACGTACGTTGCACGATTTTCGCGGTAAGGTGGTGGTGCTGTTTTTTGGTTATATGCATTGTCCCGATGTATGCCCGACCACGATGGCGGACTTATCGCAGGTCATGACGCGTTTAGGAAAAGACGCTGACAGAGTGCAAGTGTTGTTTGTTACCGTCGATCCTGAGCGCGACACGCAGGCGTTGCTTGCGCAATATGTGCCGGCTTTTCACCCCTCTTTCCTCGGTTTGTTCGGAGATGCAGGCAGTACGGCTCAAGTAGCCAAGGTCTTTGACGTGATGTATCAGAAGCAGGCGACAGCGACCGGTTACAACGTCGATCATAGCGCAGGCTCATTTTTGATCGATACGGACGGGCGGGTACGTCTGTTGTCCCCTTTTGCACAGCGCACAGACTGGCTGGAGCAGGATATCCGCCTGCTGTTGGCGCTAGGAAAGTCTTAG
- a CDS encoding response regulator, with translation MKILMADDHALFRDGMRYVLQQLSDTLELLEVNNFPECLKVVAQHPELDLVLLDLNMPGSEGARSVSYFHQRFPRIPVVVVSGDDALANMEKVMDYGASGFICKSSTSHAMLAALKRVLSGEIYVPPEIFRQRSVQAVDKRSMHTNGYGLTPRQMEVLEHICAGMSNKEIASHTHLAEGTVKIHVAAVYQTLKVNGRLEAVRVAERLGLVGGAHG, from the coding sequence ATGAAGATTTTAATGGCGGACGATCACGCGCTGTTTCGGGATGGCATGCGCTATGTGTTGCAACAGTTGTCAGATACACTGGAATTGCTGGAAGTTAACAACTTTCCGGAATGTTTGAAAGTGGTTGCTCAGCATCCCGAGCTTGATTTGGTGTTGCTCGATTTAAATATGCCCGGCAGCGAAGGGGCAAGATCGGTCAGCTATTTTCATCAGCGTTTTCCGCGCATTCCGGTGGTAGTGGTGTCAGGAGACGATGCATTAGCAAATATGGAAAAAGTAATGGATTATGGCGCATCTGGTTTTATCTGTAAGAGTTCAACTTCGCATGCGATGCTGGCGGCGTTGAAACGGGTGCTGTCCGGAGAAATTTACGTGCCGCCGGAGATTTTTCGCCAGCGTAGCGTACAGGCCGTTGACAAGCGCAGTATGCACACCAATGGCTATGGACTGACCCCGCGTCAGATGGAAGTGCTCGAGCACATTTGCGCGGGCATGAGTAATAAGGAAATCGCATCCCATACCCATCTGGCTGAAGGCACGGTCAAAATTCATGTTGCGGCGGTATATCAGACGCTGAAAGTGAATGGTCGATTGGAAGCGGTGCGAGTGGCTGAGCGTTTAGGTCTGGTCGGGGGCGCGCATGGCTGA
- a CDS encoding DNA translocase FtsK: MAEGSRDLPGNTLLGLLRESRWLLLAVCAVYFAVALFGYHPDDSAWSHSTASTKILNPTGVLGAYVSDLLFYLLGVSAWWLVLFMLQQVWAGYRRLRADSVFCKRTLWVSFIGFCLLLLSSSALEAIRLHTLATPLPLAPGGMFGMLIGDALSRLLGFTGATLLLLALMASSFSIFSGLSWLRFMDWLGARLEAIYYWGRQFWQTRQDKRIGAQATTERGAVVEVEKKRVEVHQPIYIEQPVMEVVKSARASEEKQITLFADMPDSPLPPLHLLDPATHQVETVSADTLEFTSRLIERKLKDFGVEVKVVAAFPGPVITRYEIEPAVGVKGSQITNLVRDLARALSVVSIRLVETIPGKSYMALELPNAKRQMVQLSEILGSQVYADMHSMLTIAMGKDISGKPVVADLAKMPHVLVAGTTGSGKSVGINAMILSILYKATPQQVRMLLIDPKMLELSVYEGVPHLLCPVVTDMRQAASGLNWCVQEMDKRYRLMSHFGVRNIAGFNQKHREAIKADKPLTNPFSLTPDDPEALDELPLIVVFIDELADLMMVVGKKIEELIARLAQKARASGIHLVLATQRPSVDVITGLIKANVPTRIAFQVSSKIDSRTILDQMGAEALLGQGDMLYLPPGTGYPQRVHGAFVSDQEVHRIAEYLKSQGEPQYIDGVLNSLEDSGDDGGVSPTLDAESDPLYDQAVEIVVKSRRASISLVQRNLRIGYNRAARLVEQMEAAGIVTAMQSNGNREVIAPQRQE; encoded by the coding sequence ATGGCTGAAGGCAGTCGCGATTTACCGGGAAACACTTTGCTCGGTTTGTTGCGCGAATCGCGTTGGCTGCTACTGGCAGTCTGTGCGGTATATTTTGCCGTGGCTTTGTTCGGCTACCATCCGGACGATTCCGCCTGGTCACACAGCACGGCTAGCACGAAAATTCTCAACCCGACCGGCGTACTGGGCGCCTACGTGTCCGATTTACTGTTCTACCTGCTGGGGGTTTCCGCATGGTGGCTGGTTTTGTTTATGCTGCAGCAGGTGTGGGCGGGGTATCGCAGATTGCGCGCCGATAGCGTTTTCTGTAAACGCACGCTTTGGGTGTCTTTCATCGGTTTTTGCCTGTTGTTGCTTTCTAGCAGTGCGCTCGAAGCGATACGGCTGCATACGCTTGCAACGCCTTTGCCGCTGGCACCCGGCGGCATGTTTGGCATGTTGATTGGCGATGCCTTGTCGCGTCTACTGGGTTTTACCGGTGCAACCTTGCTGTTGCTGGCGCTGATGGCGAGCAGTTTCAGTATTTTTAGCGGGTTGTCCTGGCTGCGTTTCATGGACTGGCTGGGCGCGCGACTGGAAGCCATTTATTACTGGGGACGACAGTTCTGGCAGACGCGTCAGGATAAACGTATTGGTGCACAGGCCACCACTGAGCGGGGGGCGGTGGTCGAAGTAGAGAAGAAGCGCGTAGAAGTGCATCAGCCGATATACATCGAGCAACCCGTGATGGAAGTCGTCAAATCGGCGCGAGCGAGCGAGGAAAAACAGATCACGCTGTTCGCCGACATGCCGGACTCACCGTTGCCGCCGCTGCATCTGCTGGATCCTGCAACGCATCAGGTCGAGACGGTTTCCGCCGATACGCTGGAATTTACCTCGCGGCTGATCGAGCGCAAGTTGAAAGACTTTGGCGTTGAAGTCAAAGTGGTGGCCGCTTTTCCCGGGCCTGTTATTACGCGCTATGAAATTGAACCCGCCGTCGGCGTGAAGGGCAGTCAGATCACCAATCTGGTGCGCGATCTGGCGCGCGCCTTGTCGGTTGTGAGCATCCGGCTGGTCGAGACGATTCCTGGCAAGAGTTACATGGCGCTGGAGTTACCGAATGCCAAACGGCAGATGGTGCAGTTGTCCGAAATTCTGGGCTCTCAAGTGTATGCCGACATGCATTCCATGCTGACAATTGCGATGGGCAAGGATATTTCCGGTAAACCGGTGGTAGCTGATCTGGCTAAAATGCCGCATGTGCTGGTCGCGGGTACTACGGGTTCAGGCAAGTCGGTGGGTATTAACGCGATGATACTGAGCATACTCTACAAGGCTACCCCCCAGCAGGTGCGCATGTTGCTGATCGATCCGAAAATGCTGGAATTATCAGTCTATGAAGGCGTTCCTCATCTGCTCTGCCCTGTGGTGACCGATATGCGTCAGGCTGCCTCAGGCCTTAACTGGTGTGTGCAGGAAATGGACAAGCGTTACCGCTTGATGTCGCACTTCGGCGTGCGCAATATCGCAGGCTTCAATCAGAAGCATCGCGAAGCGATCAAGGCGGACAAGCCGTTGACCAATCCGTTTTCGTTGACGCCGGATGATCCTGAGGCACTGGATGAATTGCCGCTGATCGTCGTGTTCATCGATGAACTGGCGGATCTGATGATGGTGGTAGGCAAAAAAATCGAGGAGCTGATTGCGCGTCTGGCACAGAAGGCGCGCGCCTCCGGCATCCATCTGGTTCTAGCGACCCAGCGCCCGTCGGTGGATGTGATTACCGGACTGATTAAAGCTAACGTGCCGACCCGAATCGCGTTTCAGGTGTCTTCCAAGATTGACTCCCGCACGATTCTTGATCAGATGGGGGCGGAAGCATTGCTGGGCCAGGGCGATATGCTGTATTTGCCGCCCGGTACAGGTTATCCGCAACGGGTGCACGGCGCCTTTGTGTCCGATCAGGAAGTGCATCGCATCGCCGAGTATCTGAAATCACAGGGTGAGCCGCAATATATCGACGGGGTGCTCAATTCGCTGGAAGACTCGGGAGATGATGGCGGTGTGTCGCCGACCCTCGATGCGGAGTCGGATCCTTTATATGATCAGGCGGTTGAGATTGTGGTCAAGTCGCGGCGCGCCTCGATTTCACTGGTGCAACGCAATTTGCGCATCGGCTATAACCGCGCGGCACGTCTGGTCGAACAAATGGAAGCGGCGGGGATCGTCACGGCGATGCAGAGTAACGGCAATCGCGAAGTGATCGCACCGCAAAGGCAGGAATGA
- the lolA gene encoding outer membrane lipoprotein chaperone LolA, with protein sequence MKYILAILLAALSFSAQAGAIEKLKTFIAATHSAQANFTQVVQDQNGKRMQSASGVMQFQRPGRFRWTYQKPYEQIIVGDGAKFWLYDKDLNQVSVKKLDAALGSSPAALLAGSNEIERGFVLKEAGSREGFEWLQATPKAQDSSFSAVLMGFDADASLVAMELNDTFGHKTVLRFSGMQRNPRVSAQQFQFTPPAGADVIAGD encoded by the coding sequence ATGAAATATATCCTTGCAATCTTGCTGGCAGCACTGTCGTTTAGCGCGCAAGCCGGCGCCATCGAGAAACTGAAAACCTTTATAGCGGCGACCCATTCGGCTCAGGCGAATTTTACTCAGGTCGTGCAGGACCAAAATGGTAAACGCATGCAAAGCGCCTCCGGCGTGATGCAGTTTCAGCGCCCGGGGCGTTTTCGCTGGACGTACCAAAAACCGTATGAGCAGATCATTGTTGGCGATGGTGCAAAATTCTGGCTGTATGACAAAGACTTGAATCAGGTTTCTGTGAAAAAACTCGATGCGGCGCTGGGCAGTAGTCCTGCCGCCTTGCTGGCCGGTAGTAATGAGATCGAGCGTGGCTTTGTATTGAAAGAGGCTGGCAGCCGCGAGGGGTTCGAATGGCTGCAGGCCACGCCCAAAGCGCAGGACAGCAGTTTTTCCGCTGTGCTGATGGGGTTTGATGCGGATGCTAGTCTGGTTGCGATGGAGCTGAACGATACCTTTGGTCATAAAACCGTGCTGCGATTCTCCGGGATGCAACGCAATCCTCGGGTGTCTGCGCAGCAATTTCAGTTCACGCCGCCTGCGGGTGCGGATGTGATCGCTGGAGATTAG
- a CDS encoding KilA-N domain-containing protein: MKSRTINVKGGDITIVTREEQDYISLTDMVKHFDGGSALIEQWLKNKDTVLFLGVWEQLNNPGFNSNSPEFEGIRNEAGRNSFFLSAKKWIDATGAIGLYAKAGRYGGTYGHRDIAFEFGSWLSPEFKLYLIKEFQRLKDKEASTASLEWSFQRTLSKVNYKTHTDAIKERLIPSRLTKAQTGIIYASEADLLNVALFGLTAVQWRQANTDVPGNMRDVATLEQLVVLSNLESINAVLIHQGLEPSERLTQLNNIAISQMQSLLGNRMVKKLAKPVETLNE, from the coding sequence ATGAAAAGCCGCACCATCAACGTCAAAGGCGGTGACATCACCATTGTTACTCGCGAAGAGCAGGACTACATCTCGCTCACCGATATGGTCAAGCACTTCGATGGCGGTAGTGCTTTGATCGAACAATGGCTCAAAAACAAGGATACCGTGCTGTTTTTGGGAGTATGGGAGCAACTCAACAACCCCGGCTTTAATTCTAATTCCCCCGAATTCGAGGGAATTAGAAACGAGGCTGGGCGCAATAGTTTTTTTCTGTCAGCCAAGAAATGGATAGATGCCACGGGTGCAATTGGGCTGTATGCCAAAGCGGGGCGCTACGGCGGCACCTACGGCCACCGCGATATTGCCTTCGAGTTTGGCTCATGGCTTAGCCCGGAATTTAAGCTCTACCTCATCAAGGAATTTCAACGCCTCAAAGACAAAGAAGCTAGCACCGCCTCGCTGGAATGGAGTTTTCAGCGCACCTTGTCCAAGGTCAATTACAAGACACACACCGATGCCATTAAAGAACGGCTGATCCCGTCGCGCTTAACCAAGGCGCAGACTGGCATCATCTACGCCAGCGAGGCCGATTTGCTGAATGTTGCGCTGTTCGGTTTGACGGCTGTGCAGTGGCGACAAGCAAATACGGACGTGCCGGGAAATATGCGCGATGTTGCGACCTTGGAACAATTGGTGGTGTTGTCGAATCTGGAAAGTATCAATGCGGTGCTGATTCATCAAGGACTTGAGCCGTCCGAGCGCTTGACTCAGTTGAACAACATCGCGATTAGTCAGATGCAGTCACTGCTGGGTAATCGTATGGTTAAAAAATTGGCAAAGCCAGTGGAAACGCTGAATGAATGA
- a CDS encoding replication-associated recombination protein A, which yields MNDLFAAAQPDAPLAERLRPKHIDEVIGQSHLLGEGRPLRLAFQSGRLHSMILWGPPGVGKTTLARLMASAFDAEFMPLSAVLSGVKDIREAIAQAQRVLQQNGRHTILFVDEVHRFNKSQQDAFLPFVEQGLVTFIGATTENPSFEVNNALLSRAQVYVLHALSEEELGQLFERAQAVAMPGLSFADDAHERVIGYADGDARRLLNVLEQLQTAAETAGKTLIDSVFLDNTLAQNLRRFDKGGEAFYDQISALHKSVRGSNPDAALYWLVRMLDGGADARYMARRIVRMAWEDIGLADPRAIQLANDAAQTYERLGSPEGELALAQAVIYLACAPKSNAGYVAYNAARAFVAQDGSREVPLHLRNAPTKLMKQLDYGRDYRYAHNEAGGYAAGENYFPDGMPDVSFYQPTERGLEGKISEKLTRLRELDEQARAGSNK from the coding sequence ATGAATGATTTGTTCGCCGCCGCGCAACCGGATGCGCCGCTTGCAGAACGCTTGCGCCCGAAACACATCGATGAGGTGATCGGTCAGTCGCATTTACTGGGCGAGGGGCGTCCGTTGCGGCTGGCCTTTCAATCCGGTCGTCTGCATTCAATGATTTTGTGGGGGCCGCCGGGTGTGGGGAAAACCACCTTGGCGCGGCTGATGGCATCGGCTTTTGATGCCGAATTTATGCCCCTGTCCGCCGTATTGTCAGGCGTCAAAGACATCCGCGAAGCAATTGCTCAGGCGCAGCGCGTGTTGCAGCAGAACGGCCGCCATACCATCCTATTCGTGGATGAGGTACACCGCTTCAACAAGTCGCAGCAGGATGCCTTTCTGCCGTTTGTCGAACAAGGTCTGGTCACTTTTATCGGCGCAACCACCGAAAATCCTTCCTTTGAAGTAAACAACGCGCTGCTCTCCCGCGCGCAGGTGTATGTGCTGCATGCCTTGTCGGAAGAGGAGCTGGGGCAATTATTTGAGCGTGCGCAAGCCGTGGCTATGCCCGGTTTGAGCTTTGCGGACGATGCGCATGAACGTGTTATTGGTTACGCGGATGGCGATGCGCGCCGACTGCTCAATGTGCTCGAGCAGTTGCAGACAGCCGCCGAAACCGCGGGTAAAACGCTTATCGATAGCGTTTTTCTCGATAATACGCTGGCGCAAAACCTGCGACGTTTCGATAAGGGCGGCGAAGCTTTCTATGATCAGATCTCCGCGTTGCACAAATCGGTGCGCGGCTCTAACCCGGATGCGGCACTTTACTGGCTGGTGAGGATGTTGGATGGTGGTGCGGATGCGCGCTATATGGCGCGGCGCATCGTGCGGATGGCGTGGGAGGATATCGGTCTGGCCGACCCCAGGGCCATTCAGTTGGCGAATGATGCGGCGCAAACCTATGAGCGGTTAGGTTCTCCGGAAGGCGAATTGGCGCTCGCACAAGCGGTAATCTATCTTGCCTGTGCGCCTAAGTCGAATGCGGGCTATGTCGCGTATAATGCCGCCCGCGCCTTTGTCGCTCAAGATGGTTCGCGGGAAGTGCCGCTGCATTTGCGCAATGCGCCGACCAAATTGATGAAGCAGCTCGATTACGGGCGCGACTATCGTTATGCGCATAACGAAGCGGGTGGTTATGCTGCGGGCGAAAATTATTTTCCCGACGGCATGCCCGACGTGAGCTTTTACCAGCCTACCGAACGCGGCTTGGAAGGAAAAATTTCAGAAAAATTAACGCGTCTGCGGGAGCTCGATGAGCAGGCTCGTGCAGGCAGCAATAAATAA
- a CDS encoding class I SAM-dependent methyltransferase: MSDFQTNSDDWPEHAAAPNTHNRVLELVQQYLPAGLKVCDLPCGAGMFSARLSQLGMDVTAVDLEAVEPFYFDKARRVLADANLILPFADGEFDALVSIEGIEHLENPSFFMRECARLVKPGGLVILSTPNVDSYRSRRSTYVHGFHKYFKPVSAHHKMAWHLHPIDMTFVRGAVRKAGLEILEVAVNRMTGKNLWSEALRPIFNRKLPAELRGEIPYYGEVIIYILKKPAADGAGA, encoded by the coding sequence TTGAGCGATTTTCAAACAAATTCAGATGATTGGCCTGAACATGCCGCAGCGCCCAATACGCATAACCGGGTGCTGGAACTGGTGCAGCAATACCTGCCTGCGGGTTTAAAGGTGTGTGATCTGCCCTGTGGCGCTGGGATGTTTTCGGCGCGGCTCTCGCAGCTCGGTATGGATGTCACCGCTGTTGATCTTGAAGCGGTAGAGCCTTTTTATTTCGATAAGGCGCGCCGTGTGCTGGCGGATGCTAATCTGATTCTGCCGTTTGCAGACGGAGAGTTTGACGCGCTGGTTTCTATCGAAGGAATTGAGCATCTGGAAAACCCGTCGTTTTTCATGCGCGAATGCGCGCGACTGGTGAAACCGGGCGGTCTGGTGATTCTGTCAACGCCTAATGTGGACAGCTATCGCTCCAGACGCTCCACCTATGTGCACGGCTTTCACAAGTATTTCAAACCCGTCAGCGCACATCACAAAATGGCGTGGCACTTGCATCCCATCGATATGACTTTTGTGCGGGGTGCGGTGCGCAAAGCGGGGCTGGAAATTCTAGAGGTCGCGGTCAACAGAATGACAGGGAAAAATCTCTGGAGCGAGGCGCTGCGCCCCATTTTCAATCGCAAGTTGCCGGCGGAGTTGCGCGGCGAGATTCCCTATTACGGGGAAGTCATCATTTATATTTTGAAAAAGCCCGCAGCCGATGGCGCGGGTGCATAA
- the serS gene encoding serine--tRNA ligase, which yields MLDIQVLRSDLDGVAARLATRGFVLDTARFGELEAARKAIQVRTQELQSKRNSASKLIGQAKAKGEDTTAIMAEVTLVGEELKSIEVQLGALQGQLQQLLEGLPNMPHESVPIGGSEADNVEVRKSGSVPVFDFAVKDHVELGEALGGLDFETAAKISGARFSVLKGGLARLHRALAQFMLDTHTDTHGYTEVYVPYLVNADSMRGTGQLPKFEEDLFAVPRQMGEGGMQNFYLIPTAEVPVTNMVRDEIIPLEQLPLKYVAHTPCFRSEAGSAGRDTRGLIRQHQFEKVELVQIVHPDDSYAALEQLLGHAEAILQKLGLHYRVVRLCTGDIGFSSATTYDIEVWLPAQNTYREISSCSNFEAFQARRLQARFKSGTGKPELLHTLNGSGLAVGRTLVAVLENNQLADGSISIPEVLRPYMGGLAVLSAS from the coding sequence ATGTTAGATATTCAGGTTTTGCGCAGTGATTTGGATGGTGTGGCAGCTCGATTGGCGACAAGAGGCTTCGTGCTCGACACCGCGCGTTTTGGGGAACTTGAAGCCGCGCGTAAAGCGATACAGGTGCGCACTCAGGAATTGCAATCGAAGCGCAACAGCGCCTCCAAGCTGATCGGGCAGGCCAAGGCGAAAGGCGAGGACACCACTGCGATCATGGCTGAAGTAACGCTAGTTGGCGAAGAGCTCAAGTCGATCGAAGTGCAGTTGGGTGCGTTGCAGGGTCAATTGCAGCAGTTGCTCGAAGGTCTGCCCAATATGCCGCATGAGAGTGTGCCGATAGGCGGTTCGGAGGCTGACAACGTGGAAGTGCGTAAAAGCGGCAGCGTACCGGTATTTGATTTTGCGGTGAAAGATCACGTTGAACTGGGTGAGGCTTTAGGCGGACTGGATTTTGAGACGGCCGCCAAAATTTCCGGCGCACGTTTTTCTGTGCTGAAAGGGGGGCTGGCTCGCCTGCACCGTGCACTGGCGCAGTTTATGCTGGATACGCACACCGACACGCATGGTTACACTGAGGTGTATGTGCCGTATTTGGTGAATGCGGATTCGATGCGCGGCACAGGGCAATTGCCCAAATTCGAGGAAGATTTGTTTGCTGTGCCGCGTCAGATGGGCGAGGGCGGTATGCAGAATTTTTATTTGATTCCAACCGCCGAAGTGCCCGTGACCAATATGGTGCGTGATGAAATTATCCCGCTTGAACAGTTACCGCTCAAATATGTTGCGCATACGCCCTGTTTTCGCTCCGAAGCAGGTTCGGCCGGACGCGATACGCGCGGTTTGATACGCCAGCATCAGTTCGAAAAGGTTGAACTGGTGCAAATTGTGCATCCTGATGATTCTTACGCGGCGCTAGAGCAATTGCTGGGGCATGCTGAAGCAATTTTGCAGAAGCTGGGGTTGCATTATCGCGTGGTGAGATTGTGCACGGGCGATATCGGCTTTTCATCGGCGACGACCTATGACATTGAAGTTTGGTTGCCTGCCCAAAATACCTATCGTGAGATTTCCTCGTGCAGCAATTTCGAGGCGTTTCAGGCGCGCCGCCTTCAGGCGCGTTTCAAAAGCGGGACAGGCAAGCCTGAGTTGCTGCATACGTTGAATGGCTCTGGTTTGGCAGTCGGCCGCACCTTAGTTGCTGTGCTGGAAAACAATCAACTCGCGGATGGAAGTATCTCTATACCGGAAGTGTTGAGACCCTACATGGGTGGTTTAGCAGTGTTGTCCGCGAGTTGA